The following are encoded together in the Lathyrus oleraceus cultivar Zhongwan6 chromosome 3, CAAS_Psat_ZW6_1.0, whole genome shotgun sequence genome:
- the LOC127131074 gene encoding 1-aminocyclopropane-1-carboxylate oxidase homolog — protein sequence MTQETGQFCTGIQKPAKYRGKRGGHNRGEFQKLLFDSEINVIFSCRKYVGDFSVKIKELGSRIMNLISEGLGLEYGYFEDDLSGSLIISADHYPSCPNPNLTLGLLKHYDAYLITILLQDDISGLQVLKDGEWIGVSKLFLMHFSSI from the exons ATGACGCAAGAGACAGGGCAATTTTGTACGGGCATTCAAAAGCCTGCAAAATATAGGGGAAAACGAGGAGGGCATAATAGAGGAGAATTTCAAAAACTTCTATTTGATTCCGAGATTAATGTG ATATTTTCTTGCAGAAAATATGTTGGAGATTTTTCAGTTAAAATTAAGGAGTTGGGTTCTAGGATCATGAATTTGATTAGTGAAGGACTTGGTCTAGAGTATGGATATTTTGAGGACGATCTTAGCGGATCCTTGATTATCTCTGCTGATCATTATCCATCATGTCCTAATCCAAATTTAACCCTTGGTTTACTCAAGCACTATGATGCTTACCTCATCACCATTTTACTCCAAGATGACATATCTGGTCTTCAAGTATTAAAGGATGGAGAATGGATTGGTGTTTCCAAGCTCTTCCTCATGCATTTCTCATCAATATAG
- the LOC127127412 gene encoding uncharacterized protein LOC127127412 has translation MEDGVTEVPQTQQVEKVKDKDTNGGGSGGGGVINNFISTLITPLSPRIEKFTTPQDGGGNGVFEKEVDLNGGGGRKGVINNLVSNLFHRSEKNEQGVVEKEDEEIKADEKNKRLKTENEVNGGGGSGGGGFIHDIVSHLPTSIPDDAAPTADEAAILINSLVRD, from the exons ATGGAAGACGGTGTAACTGAAGTTCCTCAAACACAACAAGTTGAAAAGGTGAAAGACAAAGACACTAATGGTGGTGGTAGTGGTGGTGGAGGTGTTATTAACAACTTTATCTCTACTCTTATAACTCCTTTGAGTCCAAGAATTGAGAAATTTACTACTCCTCAAGATGGAGGTGGAAATGGGGTGTTTGAGAAAGAGGTTGATCTCAATGGCGGTGGTGGAAGAAAAGGGGTTATCAACAACCTTGTTTCTAATCTCTTTCATAGAAGTGAAAAAAATGAACAAGGTGTGGTGGAAAAGGAAGATGAAGAAATCAAAGCTGATGAGAAGAATAAAAGATTGAAGACAGAGAATGAAGTTAATGGTGGCGGTGGCAGTGGCGGTGGAGGTTTTATTCATGACATTGTTTCTCATTTGCCTACTTCAATCCCAG ATGATGCGGCTCCAACAGCGGATGAGGCTGCTATTTTGATTAACTCTCTTGTTCGTGACTAA